The Meriones unguiculatus strain TT.TT164.6M chromosome 9, Bangor_MerUng_6.1, whole genome shotgun sequence genome window below encodes:
- the Lpar6 gene encoding lysophosphatidic acid receptor 6 codes for MVSSNGSHCPYDDSFKYTLYGCMFSMVFVLGLISNCVAIYIFICALKVRNETTTYMINLAMSDLLFVFTLPFRIFYFATRNWPFGDLLCKISVMLFYTNMYGSILFLTCISVDRFLAIVYPFKSKTLRTKRNAKAVCVAVWLTVMGGSAPAVFFQSTHSQGNSTSEACFENFPAATWKTYLSRIVIFIEIVGFFIPLILNVTCSSMVLRTLNKPVTLSRSKMNKTKVLKMIFVHLVIFCFCFVPYNINLILYSLMRTQTFVNCSVVAAVRTMYPITLCIAVSNCCFDPIVYYFTSDTIQNSIKMKNWSVRRSDSRFSEAQGTENFIQHNLQTLKSKIFDSESAI; via the coding sequence ATGGTAAGCTCCAACGGCTCCCACTGCCCCTATGATGACTCCTTTAAGTACACTTTGTATGGGTGCATGTTCAGCATGGTGTTTGTCCTGGGGCTGATATCCAATTGTGTTGCGATATACATTTTCATCTGTGCCCTCAAAGTGCGAAATGAAACTACAACGTACATGATTAACCTGGCAATGTCAGATTTGCTTTTCGTCTTTACGTTGCCATTTCGGATTTTTTACTTTGCAACACGGAATTGGCCTTTTGGAGATCTACTCTGTAAGATTTCAGTAATGCTGTTTTACACCAACATGTACGGAAGCATTCTGTTCTTAACCTGTATTAGTGTAGATCGATTCCTGGCAATTGTCTACCCATTTAAGTCGAAGACCTTGAGAACTAAACGCAACGCAAAGGCTGTCTGCGTTGCGGTGTGGCTCACCGTGATGGGAGGAAGCGCGCCCGCCGTTTTCTTTCAGTCGACCCACTCTCAGGGCAACAGTACCTCGGAAGCCTGCTTCGAGAACTTCCCAGCAGCCACCTGGAAAACCTATCTCTCCAGGATTGTGATTTTCATTGAAATAGTGGGGTTCTTCATCCCCCTAATTTTGAACGTAACTTGTTCTAGTATGGTGCTAAGAACTTTAAACAAACCTGTTACGTTAAGTAGAAGCAAAATGAACAAAACTAaggttttaaaaatgatttttgtgCACTTGGTCatattctgtttctgttttgtgcccTATAACATCAATCTTATTTTATACTCTCTCATGAGAACACAGACATTTGTTAACTGTTCTGTGGTGGCTGCAGTGAGGACAATGTACCCCATCACTCTCTGCATTGCTGTGTCCAACTGTTGCTTTGACCCCATTGTTTACTACTTCACTTCAGACACAATtcagaattcaataaaaatgaaaaactggTCTGTTAGAAGAAGTGACTCCAGGTTCTCTGAAGCTCAGGGCACCGAGAATTTTATCCAGCACAACCTACAGACCTTAAAAAGTAAGATATTTGATAGTGAATCTGCAATATAA